GTTCACATTAAACCAGAATATTCCAGATTTTTAAGCACTAAAAAATTTCCAATCCTTAGATAGGTGAAATGCtcaaatatacagaaaatttaattttaattgtgatGGATTCACCTCCTGTACTAGAACATTTTCAAATACCAAACATGccaaataattacattttaccGGGCATAACTATTCATCTGGATATATTATTTTGActaggaaagagaagagagttttCCATCAATTCTGTTTAATACCTGAACCCAAATTCCATTATTCACTCGGCTCTGTGTGGGGTTAATACAGAAGTAGGTCATGTACTGGgtataacaggaaaaaaaaaaaaaaaggaaatttatttatGTGGCcctaaaaataacagaatattCTGAGCTAAAACAATTCTTTGCTCTAAATTCCCTTAAGGATAAGGAGCTGTAGCCAATggttgcttttggtttttactCACAGAGAAAGGAGGCTTTGTTTGTACATACCCAGAACATTTTTGGTGGTAGAAATATGTTCTAGTAATTTCTTGGAGGGTGTCCTGACTTTCACATACGCTGCATAATGACCACCTCTCATTGACCCACTGTGCTCCACTATTCCGTAAAGGCTGTATAGCACTCTTGCACCATCCGTAACATTCTGCATtcccagaaacacagaaaagaaagatatatTATTTCACAATGAATTTTACAGGTATCTTAACTAGCTACCAGCagtattactttaaaagaagcaaacagaTATCTGCAGCATTTCCGTGGTGAAATACATCTATTAAAAATACTCAATAGTCTATTAATTGAATTTAGTAACCATGGAAGCAGCAATATTTGTCCTTAATGCTGTTAGACGCACTAACACCATCAGGGCACCATAGCTTAACTGATACTAGTTAACATCCATAATATTCTTGATAGGAATGGAATTTCAATTAATTACAATTCTGACCTCGGGATACTATTTGAAAACATTCACTCTATAATTTCTCTAGGAAAGCAAGGAATAAtaaacatcatcatcatcaattCAGCTTAACTTGTGCTCAGGACAACAACTGTTGAAGTACAATAAAACTAAAGATTTGAAATGAGTACCTTGCAAGATGCAGAACAAAATGGTGCTAAGTCTAAAATCAGTGGGAAATCCACATGCCTATTTACTTTCCGTAGACTCAAACcagcctttaaaagaaaagaaaaaaaccaaaccactgtaaaataaatatttttactgggAAGCTTTTTAAAGCTAAGGTGTATAACTAtactattaaaataaaccaaaaccaagaatAGGATTGTAACTGATTTAAACATTCTTTGTTATATTTTCAGTACAGTGCCTGCTACACATAATGGACACATAAGAGGTTTCCCTGGATACATCTGAATGGCTAAACGCACTCTGAAAGTATTACACAGTCAAAAAACCACAAGCATGTTTCAAATAGTGGTTCTACCAGTTCTCCGTATAAAAAGCAAGTATCGGTATGCACAGTGACACTTAACGAATTCCTTGTCCACCAGTGGGGCAGAGGAATATACAAGAGGGTTTTGGCCTTTTACCTGGTGGAATCTTTTCAGATGGAGAATAAGAACAGCAGGAACTGAAGAAATCAGCAGCTGTTTCCGAGCATTTGTGTAGACgccttccattttcttttctgtatttatggatataaaaataatttgtaaagtGAGGGCAGTCACACagcatttaagtatttttttaaacatctgacAGAATAGATCTATGTTGCGATGATTTTGTACATGTTATATAAAATGCAAGGGAAATTTTGTggagtaacagaaaaatatttttctcatgtttctaGTTGTTAGTAAACATAATCTGCCAAATCTGGGCATTAATTTAGGCCGTCCTGTGCAAATCAGACCAAAAGTTGGAAGCGTGTACACTATCTAGGTCAGCTTGCACACTGAGATACCTACATTATCTGTTATTATAGCACCCAACTTTCCTGTTAAAACCATTTCACCTTAGTCCTAACCACTGAGACTAATTTTCCATTCTTCACTTCTTTCTGAATGACTCCGTACTTTTGTGCTTATTTCAGAGAAAGGTCTGAGAAGGGGTGTCAACTTCAGGATGCCTCATAACCTGCTGGCTCGAGCACACAGGACTGGGAAATGTGGACTCCGATCCCCCTGTGGTGCAAAGCGAATTGAACCCGGGTCTCTCACCAAAACTAGCTCAGTGGTTACCTATACAGTGAAAGGGAACATGccactggcatttttttttcactgaaaaaaattaatttactggtTTTACACATgtccaaaggaaaatatttcatttgaggTAGAACAGAGCATTTCATGTAAAAGTAGATGACTTCTTAAATCTTTTggtttagaaggaaaaaaattaataacgGTTAGTTGTGaactgattttccttttcaatttttcacTGTGGCCATGGaaccaaaatattatttatatagcaCTTACTCTCAGTCCAATAATGATAAATGAATTattataaaatactatttttagattaatttttctgaatttactCATGCTTAACTTGTATCTCTCCAGATATCTATAAATGCACAGCAAACAGGCACTTTTTTGTTACTGTATGACCTCCCTCTATATTTTATTGACAAATAATCAGAagagcttaatttttttatccttctgaatcactatatattaaaaaaaaaaaaacttccagtcctttttaaaagtttattcttCATTATACTGTTGTTCTTAACTCAGTGAACCCTAGTGTTCTGCTTGGGCTACATAAACATCAAGGAAAACACTGTCACAAGAAGGTAGTTCTCTCTCATCTCCATTCTTACAAAGCTTTgttaagtttttttttccccctcttcatTACAAGTGTCTTTTTTTGCCCCTCTTACATACCTAATTACATTACTTCCCTGAGTATGTAAGTTGCTAGAGCTGAatattacagcatttatttcaaaGCTTCTAGGACtgtaaagaacagaaacagcagcaaagaataATATCGAATGATGAGCCTATTCAGTTTACGGTCATCTTTAAATTACTTATCTTggataaaataaagaaaagatgcaaaataaattctaaGTTTAATCTATGATTATGTTCtaatataaaatttaatgttGTTGCCTTTGCAGGATGAAGTTTTAAGCTGTTAGAAGCCAAGTTCTGCTTGGGAAGACACTTTGTATTTAGCCACAAGGGGgaggcccacgctggagcaatgAAACGGCTGGTTTTGAGGTGCAATTTTGTAGTGTCCAGACAGATACAAGGACTTTACCTGTGGAGTTGGTTTTCTTCTGAtacttctgcttcctttctgtgcAGCTCTCACATAAAAGCTTGTTGTTCCCCATCAGGAGCTCTACAGAGGTGAATTGGTAAAGGCAGGACTGAACAGAACATTCCTTTGAGCTAGTTATGTAGCTTTGGGAAAGCgtctgaaaagcattttgaggGTTTTGGGATAGTGGGGATTTGTCTACTGAGAACATGGAATTATTCGATAAACCTAACGCTGGATCCCCACGGCTTGattttttatcttcatttatAGTATCACAGAAGCTGAGTTTGGATATGGCACTGGAAATCATCTCATCATTACTATCACTTGGTTTGGTGTGTGGCATTTTAACATTTATGTGGTTGACGTGCAAACCAGGTGTGTTGCCGGATGGGCTGAAAGCTGATTGCTTAGAAGCACTTTCACTTTCTGAGGCTTCACTGTCTGCATCAAAGCTGCTTTCAGAGCGGCTGGCTTCCTTCTCACTGCCGTCCGTCTGACTTCCATTTACAGCGGAGTCAGCAGTCGTGTCTTTGGAGTATGGGACGCCAGAGCTACCTTCCAGCtcaagctttttgtttttttcctgcatgatAACAGGACTTCTTTCTTCTTCGTTCAAGGAAGCTTTTCTGGCAAGTCGTCTCTCCTGGTTCAATTGATTCTGTAAATTATGACGTTGTTATTTCAGTAATATaagggagaaacagaaaacagatctgTGATCTAACATAGCTTTTGAAACATGACACATTCAAAGCAAATTAAAcctattattttatattttccatCTCTCCCATGTTTAAGCTACTTGATCTCCTTAAGATCTTTTTAAACCAGTTTAGGATTAGAAACCTACACCCCAGTCAGCTAAGAGCATTATACTTACTGTGAGATCAATACTTCCCACAACTAATTACATTCACTTTGTGACAGCTACAGATGGCACATCTAAAGTGGTACTCACTTAATCTAACTTAAGCTTCTAAACGGTTCTCAAGTTTAAGCTAGTACCCTAGCCTCCCATCAGATGGGCAGCTCCAGAAGAAAATTCAACTCACCTTGCAGGCATTTGTCTTAGAATTAAATAAAGCATCCCTAGTCGTATGTTTGCTCATTTGTATATTATgagaagttgattttttttattttatcaagattgcaagaagaaaaaaaaaactttactgCCACAGAAAACTattactgtaaattaaaaaacaaacaaacaacaacaacaaaaaaaccccttaaagcTGCCATGATTTTAAGTGATTTATAAGTATTcatgattcttttctttctttttgtttggcttctttccaaaagaagtgaacaattttccttcctctgtgctttttcctttatctAAGCTGGATCAAAATTCCAGTGATGCCAGTGGGAATCCTTCAGCTCACCTCAACAGTTTGAGTTTTAGGCCTTTTCTCCTGTAACAATCAGTGTCTGCAccttctttccatcttttgctttgtttccagcATATATCCTTTTCCTACTTCTATCTCATTCTCTTCTCCTATCAGTTTTTTATACAGTTATTcagttatattttttcctcacatgTATTTAGTGTGTTAGGACCTGTTTCAGGAGAGTATTTAAGGTCCCCAACAAGACACAGACCCAGTCAGTAGGGCTCACTGAGATACGAGGTAAAAGAATCTAAAATTGTATCATGACCTCATAACCTATAGCCTAGGCACATTCCTAAAATAAGGCTCGAAATTCCCTCTGAGTCTCAGGAGCCCTGCACTTGTACCTTCCACTTCCTGGCATtaataagaaaacactttttaaacgTACAAAGTGACACACTGCGGGAGTTAAGCTCACATCAGtgctttcacagaaaaactacagaaaCTAACTTTCACAGGTTGCTTCCATAACAGGGAACCTAAGTGGATGGAAATAGCCTTCTGCACACCCGATTGTGTGCCCAAGCTGCAGCGAAGGTGTCATTTTAGACATGGCTTTGTGTTTAGTATTTCCTACTGACTACCTTTAGGTAGCTTCATATTTGGTAGAGAGGGTTTCTGGACTGCTTTTGTTTCGGATCCCAGTCCAGGTCATGGGTACCAAAATGATGCTACAGGTAACTGCCTACCTTACAGGCACTGAACTTTGTTCAGTCTATCCCTTAAATATATTCCATAGACTCAATTTGTGAAGAATCTTCAAGAACATATTCAGTTTTAAACTTTAAGCAAGAACTTAAGTCCAAACGAAGTCCAcgtgaaagacaaaaaatattcttggtTATTTTCTTAAACAGGGATTAAACCAACACTTAATGTACAACTTCATAATTCAAGTCCTTAAACTTATAAACAAGTGACCAGCTtagcaaaaaaagaataaaatcccaatataatttttttttgtctcagttaAGCTTACTTGCTTTATAAatagagaaaagggagaggaacTTGTCTGAAACTACTGCTAGTGTTCAGGGGTATTATGCCAACAGCAGTCAAAAAAATTCTTACAATTGTGAAGCTCTCCATTTCAGGAGAAAAGCCCAACCCACTAGTGTTCAGGCACTCTGTGGCCTACGAAACCACCCACGGGACACCCCCCCATTTTCACAAGCAAACTTACAAACTGATGAACTGATGTCACAGAACATCAACAAACACTGATTGAATTCAACCACTGTTTGTTTGGGATTAGAAGTTTTACTGCAGAACAGATAAATTAcactgaaaagaattaaaaaaaagtctaaaataaCGATAAATACATGTCTGAAAAGATGGAGGGGGAGCAGAGAATCACAAAGCCTCACCAATTAGACAGGCAAACTTCATAAGTCACTCTGTCCATTCTTATCGAAAGCAGAGTTATTTGCTTCCTTTATATTTGTCTAATCTATTTTATTGAATccatattatattttattaattttgaaaacatttcagtaattGTGTGGTATGTATCAGTATTAACACTATTATTAAGATTCTAATTGGCCACATAACCCTATAAGGATGATAAGgcttattaaaaaggaaaaaaaaggaacgTTAATACTGACAGTATATGACATACAATGACATTATACGACAATAATGACAATGAGAGCCTTTGTCCCATTTCGTTAGCAAGAATATATGTGCACAGTAATTGttacagatttcttttaatcagCAAGCACTAATACATGTAAATAATCAACCCTGTGAGGCTGGCGTATTTGCAGAACCATTTTCTGGCACCAGAAAGAACTGTGTTATGAGGCTGCGCTGGAGACGGGCTGAACCGAGCTCCCCAGCCCTTGGGGTGCTGAAGGCCAAGTGGATGATGGAAACCGTGCTCTCAGTCTCCAGGAGTCTCTGCTGgctgtattatttttgttgcacCCACCGCCAGCTAATCCCTGGCATGGCACTAACACAGACTTGCCTGCTCTCTCAGCCAGCATTACAGTTCTTGTGATTGCAACCAGAAACAAACTATGAGGACACCAAAAGAAAAGCCATCGACAAAGCCAAAAGCACCATGAACTGAAACCAACttgcagattttttccccccttacaAACGAAAACCCGTAACTGAAAAGTGGACGGTTCCCAATGACTGTCATTTCTCACACTTCTAATAATAACCTAACTATTTTAAACCAAGTCTATCTCAGCTATGTgtatacaaaaaaaccccatcgATAGGTGTCAAAATtcccacccctgtagccccagAAACTTCAGAATAAACTCAAGACAACTGGTTAGCGTATTTAAGTTCTTACCTTATCTTTTGTTAAAGCATGTTTCTTGACAATTTTGGGTTGATTATTCAGTGTAGTGATAGAAGAACAGTTATACTGACCAAGATCTGCCTCTTGTACACTTTTACCTTTACCTGTTCTTCCCAAAGGCACAGGTTTTGCAACCTAAGAAATTAGACAGgaaattagaaaaggaaataacacCAATTTTGTATTCCTTCACAACCTACAGAAAAGATGAAtgtaggtgggttttttcctgtactTTAGAAAAAGAGAATGGTAACCTACATAAATCCAATTAACTGAATTATGGTAGAAGACtactttctaattttatttatcaTAAACTCACTGTCAACATCTTTGAAGGATCACCTGAGAACCACAAGAAATAGGAATGATACAAAATTCCTGTACAGAACACATACCAAATAATCTATTCTAGTATGGTATAAGCATGTGCGTATCTGTACGAGATGTGGATTTATCAAAGGTCCCCATAAGTCAGTCTCTGGTGCCACCTGTCACCTTATGATGTCATGAAGGAGCTGCCACACATCCCCCATCACATTAACGGCAGCAGCGTATTAGACTATACACCGACTACCATAAAGTAATGCACGTCCTCAAGTAAGGGCAGCGATTGCCAGCAGACCCCCCTCTCAAAGAGAGCCCATCAAGTTCCCACGTCACACATGTGAGCTGGGAAGCACAGGGGCCCAGGTACTCAAAATGCTCTTCAAGGTTTAACTCCCACAGACACCTGCACTCTATGCAGCAACGAAGAGGAAGAGTTTATTATGAACGAAACTCGTGTTTGGAGACAAGAATATTTTGTACAcgattaaatatttcattagatACTCACCCTTAAATGTACATGAATATATTTGGGGGGGTGGCGGAAGAAACACTCCCAACCCATCGCCCCCCTCCCAAATGAAACCCCCAAATTCATGCAAAACCAGACTATATGCCTTCAAAGGAACACAGTTCCTCTGCAGCTAACGGAGGCATTCTGTGAACTCTTTATGCCCAAAACACCGGAATAAATACGTTCAAAGTCTATCCATTTTTACACTGTCTCATGCTGTAGGTACGCTTCAGTCCAACTCGGTTCTCTAAATGCAAACCGACAGGCTAAAATCTAACTTTCTGGACCTTCACAAAAAGTCTATCATCATTCTATTCATGTAAGTGTATActaaaaatactattaaattAAACTAATCTCCGACCTACATATATTGTAAATTACAATGCTCATTTGTTCAAAGTTTGgacagatttaaaatatatatacttatGACATTGTATGtctatatgtatgtatatatatacataatatCATATAATGAACACACAGTATGACAGTGGACAAGCATACATTCTTAGACTCGAAATCAAaactgtgtgtgtatacataaaCATCTTCATAAAGGTATGTAAAAACAATCCGCTGGAAGCAATAGTTATTTATTACATATTCTGTTTCTTACCCTCTCCTCTATTATAGGAAGTGAAAGATCAATGAAAGGTTCTTTTACTGTTGAAAtcttgaagaaaaagagaaaatgcatattAAATGCAAAGAACATTATATGAGTTTAGCATATAGTTCCTCTTGTTTAATCAAATTGTTACCAGAAACTATACAAAAAGCTAATTAGTTACAAGATGTATCAAACTACAATGAAGAACTTCACACAGActtttttggggttttaatttattttaagttagCTCTGATTTTCTTGCTAACACTGCACAAAATTTCACCACAGAGACATAAAGGCAAGGCCATTCATCTGGGCACGAATTGGACCCAGAAGCAGTGTGGTGCTCAGTTCCTCTGAGCTCCAGACAGACTTTCAGGTCATGTGGGCTGTCTAGATGGTACAATTCTGCAGAAAGCTAACTTTCAGAGTTTCCTGATCCTGGACACTTGTCTATGCAGGCATTTGACCTCGTACACTGTTAAGCAGCAAGGACTGGTTAATGACAGTTAGATGACAGGTTCTAACCTGATGGTCTCAGAAAAGATTAAGGCAGGCTTACTGGTTACAGTCAAAAGCTTTATTAGAATTTTTCACACCATAACATATTCTAGTAATTGTTAGAATAAATCAAATTACTGGGGAAAAGGggattgaaaaaaaccccaaccttctTTTCTGTactaaagttttattttgccatCTGTAAACCATATAAAAATCTAAGCTGAAACTGGAAAGACCTGGCAAAGCATACCTAAAGACATTCTCTCTCAGCAATTCCCATCTGTCTTTATGACTAGACCATCTCATCCAAGCCTGTTCCTCAAGCTCTCTCCCTTGCCGTTCTCAAATTCCTTCCAAAACTGACTTATTTTACCTCTGGAAAGACTGTGAAAAACAAGaccttaaaaaagaataaaaatcatgtTGTACATATAAGTTACTGAACACAGGCATGCCCTCAATTACTGTCAGCGTTGCCCTTCTCTTATATTTGTGCCTCTATCTTCCACCTGCAACGTTAGATATGGACTGTAGGCTTACTTCTACCTGTCGTGCGAGAGACTCAGCATGGTTTAGGTTCCAGGAAAGCaataaatgagataaaaaaCTATTGTAACTATGGTGACTGCCTGATGAGCGACGTTCAAATGGGTTCCTCTAAAGAGTGAGTCGGCATGAGCAAACATCAGTCAAAAATATCTTTGCCAGTGCAGGCGAAGGAAAGTGAATGCTAAACTCTTCCTACAACT
The DNA window shown above is from Grus americana isolate bGruAme1 chromosome 3, bGruAme1.mat, whole genome shotgun sequence and carries:
- the USP45 gene encoding ubiquitin carboxyl-terminal hydrolase 45 isoform X2; the protein is MKKLEEKSKISTVKEPFIDLSLPIIEERVAKPVPLGRTGKGKSVQEADLGQYNCSSITTLNNQPKIVKKHALTKDKNQLNQERRLARKASLNEEERSPVIMQEKNKKLELEGSSGVPYSKDTTADSAVNGSQTDGSEKEASRSESSFDADSEASESESASKQSAFSPSGNTPGLHVNHINVKMPHTKPSDSNDEMISSAISKLSFCDTINEDKKSSRGDPALGLSNNSMFSVDKSPLSQNPQNAFQTLSQSYITSSKECSVQSCLYQFTSVELLMGNNKLLCESCTERKQKYQKKTNSTEKKMEGVYTNARKQLLISSVPAVLILHLKRFHQAGLSLRKVNRHVDFPLILDLAPFCSASCKNVTDGARVLYSLYGIVEHSGSMRGGHYAAYVKVRTPSKKLLEHISTTKNVLGIKEAMGASGGQWVYVSDAHVQMVPESRVLNAQAYLLFYERLLL